The proteins below come from a single Natrinema sp. SYSU A 869 genomic window:
- a CDS encoding lysylphosphatidylglycerol synthase transmembrane domain-containing protein, which produces MDERNRRAYLIGAFGAIAVLAVLFFIVGARPILDSLLSADPFLVAATFGLALCWLAVWSLMLRTVLATLGIEIPLIRSFFVYAGAVFANNVTPFGQAGGEPVAALLISKVSDSRYETGLVGIASVDVLNVIPSISLVFVGVGYYATTAAIGDRLETAVGSAVVLISAILLAMGLVWRYRDAIIERVPAVIAPRIGRLGLERFDSDTLEDDLTDRMGRFFENIERIATNRWRLGAIIGLSLCGWLFQTAALLAAFAALGHSVPVYVLLFAIPLANIAGAAPLPGGLGGIEAAFVTLLVPTTGIEASAVTAAVLLFRGAVYWMPILIGGISVSALGIGRVQ; this is translated from the coding sequence ATGGACGAGCGAAACCGGCGTGCATATCTCATCGGAGCCTTCGGTGCGATCGCGGTCCTCGCCGTCCTGTTTTTCATCGTCGGTGCACGCCCGATTCTCGACTCGTTGCTCTCAGCCGACCCCTTCCTCGTCGCGGCGACGTTCGGTCTCGCGCTCTGTTGGCTGGCCGTCTGGAGCCTAATGCTCCGAACCGTCCTCGCCACGCTCGGCATCGAGATTCCACTCATCAGGTCGTTTTTCGTCTACGCCGGGGCCGTCTTCGCCAACAACGTCACCCCGTTCGGTCAGGCCGGCGGCGAACCGGTCGCGGCGCTGCTCATCTCGAAGGTCTCCGACTCACGCTACGAGACCGGACTCGTTGGGATCGCGAGCGTCGACGTCCTCAACGTCATCCCCTCGATTTCGCTCGTCTTCGTCGGCGTCGGCTACTACGCGACCACCGCCGCCATCGGCGACCGCCTCGAGACGGCCGTCGGATCGGCCGTCGTGCTGATCAGCGCAATCTTGCTCGCGATGGGGCTCGTCTGGCGGTACCGGGACGCGATCATCGAGCGAGTCCCAGCCGTCATCGCGCCCCGTATCGGTCGACTCGGCCTCGAGCGATTCGATTCGGACACGCTCGAGGACGACCTCACAGACCGAATGGGGCGGTTCTTCGAGAACATCGAACGGATCGCGACGAACCGGTGGCGTCTCGGCGCGATTATCGGACTCTCGCTGTGTGGCTGGCTCTTTCAGACCGCGGCGCTGCTGGCGGCATTCGCCGCGCTGGGGCACAGCGTCCCGGTGTACGTCCTGTTATTCGCGATTCCGCTCGCGAATATCGCCGGTGCAGCCCCGCTCCCGGGCGGACTCGGTGGGATCGAGGCCGCATTCGTCACGCTGCTCGTCCCGACGACGGGGATCGAAGCGTCGGCCGTCACGGCGGCCGTGCTGCTCTTCAGAGGCGCGGTCTACTGGATGCCGATCCTCATCGGTGGTATCTCGGTGTCGGCGCTGGGAATCGGGCGGGTACAGTGA
- a CDS encoding metal-dependent hydrolase, whose product MYRDGHAGFNALLYAPFVPLVSASYSLEAALWGAVLALAAATLPDFDQGIPWIDHRGPTHTVWFALLFGLIAGAGTVLVARSSFGSGGGFTFGFGFVIGTCGILAHLVGDVVTPMGISPFAPVSRAHMTLNWFKSKNEGLNRAFLLVGSAALLGALLLAIYRPVLVTPAG is encoded by the coding sequence ATGTACCGAGACGGCCACGCCGGATTCAATGCGCTCCTGTATGCACCCTTTGTCCCACTCGTCAGCGCCAGCTACTCGCTCGAGGCGGCCCTCTGGGGAGCGGTGCTGGCACTTGCCGCGGCGACCCTCCCCGACTTTGATCAAGGGATTCCGTGGATCGACCACCGTGGGCCGACCCATACTGTCTGGTTCGCCCTCCTATTCGGTCTGATAGCCGGTGCCGGGACGGTACTCGTTGCCCGCTCGAGTTTCGGTTCCGGTGGCGGGTTCACCTTCGGCTTCGGGTTCGTCATAGGGACGTGTGGGATCCTCGCCCACCTCGTGGGAGACGTCGTGACGCCGATGGGGATCAGCCCGTTTGCGCCCGTCTCGCGGGCCCACATGACGCTCAACTGGTTCAAATCGAAGAACGAGGGGCTCAATCGGGCGTTCCTGCTCGTCGGGTCGGCAGCGTTACTAGGGGCGTTGCTGCTGGCGATCTATCGGCCGGTCCTGGTGACGCCCGCCGGTTAA
- a CDS encoding metal-dependent hydrolase, whose amino-acid sequence MEGGRILFLTVAFATHAAVGIALARGFTGVGPRTGAWMGIVFALLPDADFLFPADWGWPFVHRGITHSPLFALVVVAGVYAVAVGTAGVRRARATALAAALAISSHLLIDALSPMGIQWLFPVRTTWSPGLDVHGVIATTVLWSVSLGILALRTNDLDGVSEWARTDDTSQQRSN is encoded by the coding sequence ATGGAGGGAGGGCGGATTCTCTTTCTGACAGTCGCGTTCGCGACACACGCTGCCGTCGGCATCGCGCTCGCTCGCGGATTCACCGGCGTCGGCCCGCGGACGGGGGCGTGGATGGGTATTGTTTTCGCGCTTCTCCCGGACGCGGACTTCCTCTTTCCGGCCGACTGGGGGTGGCCGTTCGTCCACCGCGGGATCACACACTCGCCGCTGTTCGCGCTGGTGGTCGTCGCCGGCGTATACGCAGTGGCGGTCGGGACGGCCGGCGTTCGTCGAGCGCGGGCGACCGCGCTCGCCGCCGCGCTCGCGATCAGTTCACACCTCCTCATCGACGCGCTGTCGCCGATGGGCATTCAGTGGCTGTTCCCGGTCAGGACGACGTGGAGTCCCGGCCTTGATGTCCACGGCGTGATCGCGACGACCGTGCTTTGGTCGGTCTCGCTGGGGATTCTCGCGTTGCGGACGAATGATCTGGACGGCGTCAGCGAGTGGGCCCGGACCGACGATACCTCTCAGCAACGGTCGAATTAA
- a CDS encoding VTT domain-containing protein translates to MVPLQLTETPPWLESLFTSEIGFAILFGVCVLEGAMLLRFMPSELVVPAALALIGSSIAEAVAIVVLAVVGTTIGQLLLFGLVRRAGREYIMQTRWVPISESRLERFDGWFDRWGPVAVPVSNTMLFVRGLLTVPAGLSEMDRRSFLVLSAAGSLSFQSILAALYLFGGYLLV, encoded by the coding sequence ATGGTCCCGCTCCAACTCACAGAGACGCCGCCCTGGCTCGAGTCGCTGTTCACCTCGGAGATCGGATTCGCGATCCTGTTCGGCGTCTGTGTCCTCGAGGGAGCGATGTTGCTGCGGTTCATGCCCAGCGAACTCGTCGTGCCGGCTGCGCTGGCACTGATCGGCTCGTCGATCGCCGAGGCGGTCGCGATCGTCGTCCTCGCGGTCGTCGGGACGACCATCGGACAACTGCTTCTATTCGGTCTCGTCCGGCGCGCCGGCCGGGAGTACATCATGCAGACGCGGTGGGTCCCGATCAGCGAGTCGCGACTCGAGCGGTTCGACGGCTGGTTCGACCGCTGGGGACCCGTCGCCGTTCCGGTGAGCAATACGATGCTGTTCGTCCGGGGGCTGCTCACCGTTCCCGCCGGGTTATCGGAGATGGATCGGCGGTCGTTCCTCGTGCTGTCGGCGGCCGGTTCGCTGTCCTTCCAGTCGATCCTCGCCGCGCTCTACCTGTTCGGCGGCTATCTCCTCGTCTGA